The Variovorax paradoxus B4 genome includes a region encoding these proteins:
- a CDS encoding CBS domain-containing protein: protein MAERTVFQSISRKHVISLGPQASARDAACVMTRANCGSVLVLDLPDMLLGILTERDLMTRVLARGLDPDRTAVREVMTPNPICVPPETLVSDAVVRMLERGFRHLPLVAGTKILGVFSIRDALPRELGTAVSLTEFREQVNDALG, encoded by the coding sequence ATGGCCGAGCGCACCGTTTTCCAATCCATCTCGCGCAAGCATGTAATCAGCCTGGGCCCGCAGGCCAGCGCGCGCGACGCCGCGTGCGTGATGACGCGCGCGAATTGCGGCAGCGTGCTCGTGCTGGACCTGCCCGACATGCTGCTGGGCATCCTGACCGAGCGCGACCTCATGACCCGCGTGCTGGCCCGGGGGCTCGATCCCGATCGCACGGCGGTGCGCGAGGTCATGACGCCCAACCCGATCTGCGTGCCACCCGAAACGCTGGTGTCCGACGCCGTGGTGCGCATGCTCGAACGGGGCTTCCGCCATCTGCCGCTGGTGGCGGGAACGAAGATCCTCGGTGTTTTCTCGATACGCGATGCGTTGCCGCGGGAGCTCGGCACGGCGGTCAGCTTGACCGAATTCCGCGAGCAGGTGAACGACGCGCTGGGGTAG
- a CDS encoding DUF6064 family protein yields MLAFTGDQFLALFAAYNEAVWPAQILSYLLGVATVVLVIRPSRAGGRIIGLALAVMWVWTGVAYHWLFFSSINKAALPFGALFIVQGGLLFFEAVWRGRMTFGMGRGPTAWLGWTFVIYAAAIYPLLGMWMGHRYPEIPMFGISPCPVTIFTFGLLLLTTTPVSRWLFVIPVLWSLVGGSAAILLGVTQDWFLLFSGAAVPLILLRDRNLPPAPSAARRSA; encoded by the coding sequence ATGCTTGCGTTCACTGGCGATCAGTTCCTTGCGCTCTTTGCTGCGTATAACGAAGCCGTCTGGCCGGCACAGATTCTGAGCTACCTTCTCGGCGTGGCCACGGTCGTTCTGGTCATTCGACCGTCGCGCGCGGGCGGCCGCATCATTGGCCTGGCCTTGGCCGTCATGTGGGTCTGGACCGGCGTCGCATATCACTGGCTATTCTTCTCGAGCATCAACAAGGCGGCGCTGCCTTTCGGCGCGCTGTTCATCGTGCAGGGCGGATTGCTGTTCTTCGAGGCAGTCTGGCGAGGTCGCATGACCTTTGGCATGGGCCGCGGTCCGACCGCATGGTTGGGGTGGACCTTTGTCATCTATGCGGCGGCGATCTACCCGCTGCTTGGAATGTGGATGGGCCATCGCTATCCCGAGATACCGATGTTCGGGATCAGCCCTTGTCCGGTCACGATCTTCACTTTCGGTCTGCTGTTGCTCACCACGACACCGGTTTCGCGCTGGTTGTTCGTCATTCCCGTCCTCTGGTCGCTGGTCGGCGGCAGCGCCGCCATTCTGCTGGGGGTGACGCAGGACTGGTTCTTGCTCTTCAGCGGTGCGGCAGTCCCGCTCATCCTCCTGCGCGATCGCAACCTCCCTCCCGCTCCGAGCGCCGCGCGACGTTCGGCATGA
- a CDS encoding 2-oxoacid:acceptor oxidoreductase subunit alpha, with translation MSAVRPPEGAKAPSGNSEAHEVTSAGAIPQIEAVNDFVIKFANVNGSGSASANELFAKAILRMGVPVSPRNIFPSNIQGLPTWYEVRVTEEGHLGRRGGTDMMVAMNPQTWDADLAELEPGGYLFYDSTRPLPPSKFRSDVRVIGMPLTEICNAVYQDPRQRQLFKNIVYVGALAILLGIEPEVVEKLFGEQYKGKEKLLASNVQALHLGCDFARENLEPLGLRVQRADRVGHRIFVDGNSAAALGCVYGGATVAAWYPITPSSSVAEAFQKYCTKFRVDPATGQQRFAIVQAEDELASIGVVVGAGWNGARAFTATSGPGISLMTEFIGLAYFAEIPVTIINVQRGGPSTGMPTRTQQADILSCAYASHGDTKHVLLFPEDPHECFEHAAAALDLADRLQTPVFLMTDLDIGMNQRLCAPFAWDDSKAYDRGKVMSAEELEAGRDFGRYKDVDGDGIPWRTLPGTHPTKGSYFTRGTTRDAYARYSERGPDYIYNMERLLKKFATAATLVPQPVLRPAAEKTELGVIYFGSTSPAMHEALQALEARGIHLDALRLRAFPFPDSVVQFLAQHSQVFVVEQNRDAQMRNLLVNELDIDPARLVRVLHFDGTPITARFIVQAIGTHVEKTQASGAAGTKESA, from the coding sequence ATGAGCGCCGTACGGCCGCCCGAAGGCGCGAAGGCCCCCTCGGGGAACAGCGAAGCACACGAAGTGACAAGCGCGGGGGCCATCCCGCAGATCGAAGCGGTCAACGATTTCGTCATCAAGTTCGCCAACGTCAACGGCTCGGGTTCGGCCTCCGCCAACGAGCTGTTCGCCAAGGCCATCCTGCGCATGGGCGTGCCGGTGAGTCCGCGCAACATCTTTCCCAGCAATATCCAGGGCCTGCCGACCTGGTACGAGGTGCGCGTGACCGAAGAGGGCCACCTGGGGCGGCGCGGCGGCACCGACATGATGGTGGCGATGAACCCGCAGACCTGGGACGCCGACCTGGCCGAGCTGGAGCCCGGCGGCTATCTCTTCTACGACAGCACGCGGCCGCTGCCGCCGTCGAAGTTCCGCAGCGACGTCCGCGTGATCGGCATGCCGCTGACCGAAATCTGCAACGCCGTCTATCAGGACCCGCGCCAGCGCCAGCTGTTCAAGAACATCGTCTATGTGGGGGCGCTGGCCATCCTGCTGGGCATCGAGCCGGAAGTGGTCGAGAAGCTGTTCGGCGAGCAGTACAAGGGCAAGGAAAAGCTGCTGGCCTCCAACGTGCAGGCGCTGCACCTGGGCTGCGACTTCGCGCGGGAGAACCTCGAGCCCCTGGGGCTGCGGGTTCAGCGCGCCGATCGTGTGGGCCATCGCATCTTCGTGGACGGCAACAGCGCCGCGGCGCTGGGCTGCGTGTATGGCGGCGCCACGGTCGCGGCCTGGTATCCGATCACGCCGTCGTCCTCGGTGGCCGAGGCCTTCCAGAAGTACTGCACCAAATTCCGCGTGGACCCGGCCACCGGCCAGCAGCGCTTTGCCATCGTGCAGGCGGAAGACGAGCTCGCCTCGATCGGCGTGGTGGTCGGCGCCGGCTGGAACGGCGCACGGGCCTTCACGGCGACCTCGGGACCGGGCATTTCGCTGATGACCGAGTTCATCGGCCTGGCCTACTTTGCCGAGATCCCGGTCACGATCATCAACGTGCAGCGCGGTGGCCCTTCCACCGGCATGCCGACGCGCACGCAGCAGGCCGACATCCTGTCCTGCGCCTACGCCTCGCACGGCGACACCAAGCACGTGCTGCTGTTTCCCGAGGACCCGCACGAGTGCTTCGAGCACGCGGCGGCGGCGCTGGACCTGGCCGACCGGCTGCAGACGCCGGTGTTCCTGATGACGGACCTGGACATCGGCATGAACCAGCGCCTGTGCGCGCCCTTCGCCTGGGACGACAGCAAGGCCTACGACCGCGGCAAGGTTATGAGCGCCGAAGAGCTCGAGGCCGGCCGCGACTTCGGCCGCTACAAGGACGTGGACGGCGACGGCATTCCCTGGCGCACGCTGCCGGGCACGCACCCGACCAAGGGCAGCTACTTCACCCGCGGCACGACGCGCGACGCCTACGCCCGGTATTCGGAGCGCGGGCCGGACTACATCTACAACATGGAGCGGCTGCTGAAGAAGTTCGCGACCGCGGCCACGTTGGTGCCGCAGCCGGTGCTGCGTCCGGCCGCCGAGAAGACCGAGTTGGGCGTGATCTATTTCGGTTCGACCAGCCCGGCCATGCACGAGGCGCTGCAGGCACTGGAAGCACGCGGCATCCACCTCGATGCGCTGCGGCTGCGCGCCTTTCCCTTCCCGGACAGCGTGGTGCAGTTCCTGGCGCAGCACAGTCAGGTGTTCGTGGTCGAGCAGAATCGCGACGCCCAGATGCGCAACCTGCTGGTCAACGAGCTGGACATCGATCCCGCCCGGCTGGTGCGGGTGCTGCATTTCGACGGCACGCCCATCACGGCGCGCTTCATCGTCCAGGCCATCGGCACGCATGTGGAGAAGACGCAAGCCTCCGGCGCCGCCGGCACGAAGGAATCTGCATGA
- a CDS encoding DMT family transporter, whose amino-acid sequence MHEKPTNPAPAGEYALLVLLAVLWGGSFSLIKVAVADYPPATLAAIRILLGGALLAALAVARGFAFPARAGHWGALWVQGLLQGALPFTLISWGELHIASGLAGVLNATVPLFAFMLSVFVVGSAPFMLTKFVGVLLGLAGVARIVGTGSVVALGQSDFLAVMAVLGASASYACGAVFGHRFGDQPAVITAAGSLLCGGLTLLPVSLALDRPWTLAPGLEATLAVLALALLSTALASVIFFRLIRTLGPVATTSNAYLRALVSVAFGVVFLAEPVSWSLLVASALIVAGVVLVTLPGRPGRELRRAG is encoded by the coding sequence ATGCATGAGAAACCGACGAATCCGGCGCCGGCGGGCGAATACGCGCTTCTGGTGCTGCTCGCGGTCCTCTGGGGCGGCTCGTTCTCGCTGATCAAGGTCGCGGTGGCCGACTACCCGCCGGCCACGCTGGCCGCGATCCGCATCCTGCTCGGCGGCGCGCTGCTGGCCGCACTGGCCGTGGCCCGCGGCTTCGCGTTTCCGGCGCGCGCCGGCCACTGGGGCGCGCTCTGGGTGCAGGGGCTGCTGCAGGGCGCGTTGCCGTTCACGCTGATCAGCTGGGGCGAGCTGCACATCGCGAGCGGGCTCGCGGGCGTGCTCAATGCGACCGTGCCGCTGTTCGCCTTCATGCTGTCGGTGTTCGTCGTCGGCTCGGCGCCCTTCATGCTCACGAAGTTCGTGGGCGTGCTTCTCGGGCTTGCAGGCGTCGCCAGGATCGTCGGCACCGGCTCCGTCGTGGCCCTGGGCCAGAGCGACTTCCTGGCGGTCATGGCAGTGCTGGGCGCGAGCGCGTCGTATGCGTGCGGCGCGGTGTTCGGCCACCGCTTCGGCGACCAGCCCGCCGTCATCACCGCGGCCGGGTCGCTGCTGTGCGGCGGGCTCACCTTGCTGCCGGTGAGCCTCGCGCTCGACCGGCCATGGACGCTCGCACCAGGCCTGGAGGCCACGCTCGCGGTGCTGGCGCTCGCGCTGCTGTCGACCGCGCTGGCCAGCGTGATCTTCTTCCGGCTGATCCGCACGCTGGGCCCGGTCGCCACCACGAGCAATGCCTACCTGCGGGCGCTGGTCAGCGTGGCGTTCGGCGTGGTGTTTCTCGCCGAACCGGTGAGCTGGAGCCTGCTGGTCGCGAGCGCGCTGATCGTCGCCGGGGTGGTGCTCGTCACGCTGCCGGGCAGACCGGGCCGGGAGCTGCGCCGTGCGGGTTGA
- a CDS encoding sensor histidine kinase — MSLGEMGPRLDVARQGAVFGVRTVDPSLAILANRDLLHAALANLLQNAFKYTQENSMVTLSAYASGEQVLIDVEDHCGGLPPGGAAKMFIPFSPNSDSRAGLGLGLSIARQSIEADNGTLTVRDVPGSGCVFTISLPRPSPS; from the coding sequence ATGAGCCTTGGCGAGATGGGCCCCCGGCTCGATGTGGCGCGCCAAGGCGCCGTCTTCGGGGTGCGGACCGTGGACCCCTCGCTGGCGATTCTGGCCAACCGGGACCTGCTTCACGCGGCGCTGGCCAACCTGCTGCAGAACGCGTTCAAGTACACCCAGGAGAACTCCATGGTGACCCTGAGCGCCTACGCCTCGGGCGAACAGGTCCTCATCGATGTCGAGGACCATTGCGGAGGATTGCCGCCAGGTGGCGCCGCCAAGATGTTCATCCCTTTCAGTCCCAACAGCGACAGCCGAGCGGGTCTGGGACTCGGGCTCTCGATCGCTCGTCAGAGCATTGAAGCGGACAACGGAACATTGACGGTCCGGGACGTGCCAGGTTCGGGCTGCGTCTTCACCATCAGCCTTCCACGGCCGTCTCCTTCATAG
- a CDS encoding DMT family transporter produces MTARHLSLPAVRGGLLALLAAFLFGVSTPLVQHFGNGLGAFTTAALLYAGAAAVGFASRQRVEREARMVRGDLPRLLSMAAFGAVLGPVALAWGLQQTSGTSASLMLTLEALFTALLARMLYQETMDRRVWAAMLLLLAGGVALVLDQGRSGSTQLWGMLAVLVATAAWGMDNTLSRALAERDPGQVVLGKAAIGATATALLAWLFGEPRPAVGAALVLFAVGASGYGLSLRFYLLAQRAFGAARTGSVFAFAPFIGAAFAIALGDRSGTWAMAAGGMLMMLGVALHLAESHGHEHAHERMEHEHAHRHDDGHHDHTHDVLPAGPHSHPHVHDPVRHAHPHVPDAHHRHVH; encoded by the coding sequence ATGACTGCGCGGCATCTTTCCCTGCCCGCTGTGAGAGGCGGCCTTCTCGCATTGCTCGCGGCCTTTCTCTTTGGAGTCAGCACGCCGCTGGTCCAGCATTTCGGCAACGGACTGGGTGCCTTCACGACCGCCGCACTGCTTTATGCGGGCGCGGCTGCCGTCGGCTTCGCGTCCCGCCAGCGGGTAGAGCGTGAAGCGCGGATGGTGCGTGGCGATCTGCCGCGGCTCCTGTCCATGGCGGCCTTCGGCGCGGTTCTGGGCCCCGTTGCGCTGGCCTGGGGCCTGCAGCAGACGAGCGGTACCAGCGCGTCGCTGATGCTGACGCTGGAAGCGCTGTTCACGGCACTGCTGGCGCGCATGCTCTACCAGGAGACCATGGACCGCCGCGTATGGGCTGCCATGCTGCTCTTGCTCGCCGGAGGCGTGGCGCTGGTCCTGGACCAGGGCCGCAGCGGCAGCACGCAGCTCTGGGGAATGCTCGCGGTGCTCGTCGCGACCGCGGCCTGGGGCATGGACAACACACTCTCGCGTGCGCTCGCCGAGCGCGACCCCGGGCAAGTGGTGCTGGGCAAGGCCGCCATCGGCGCCACCGCGACGGCCTTGCTGGCGTGGCTGTTCGGCGAGCCAAGACCTGCAGTGGGCGCAGCGCTGGTTCTGTTCGCGGTCGGAGCGAGCGGCTATGGCCTGAGCCTTCGCTTCTACCTGCTCGCGCAGCGCGCCTTTGGTGCAGCGCGGACCGGCTCTGTCTTTGCCTTTGCGCCGTTCATCGGCGCCGCCTTCGCCATTGCGCTCGGCGATCGAAGCGGGACATGGGCGATGGCAGCGGGCGGCATGCTGATGATGCTAGGTGTGGCGCTGCATCTCGCGGAGTCGCATGGCCACGAGCACGCACATGAACGAATGGAGCACGAACACGCGCACCGCCACGACGATGGCCATCATGATCACACGCACGATGTGCTGCCTGCCGGTCCGCACAGCCATCCGCATGTCCACGATCCGGTTCGCCACGCGCATCCGCACGTTCCTGACGCCCACCATCGGCACGTCCACTGA
- a CDS encoding 2-oxoacid:ferredoxin oxidoreductase subunit beta, translating to MTYIAKPRLHHPTLATNKVGYTRRDYEGKISTLCAGCGHDSISAAIIEACWELDIEPHRVAKLSGIGCSSKTPDYFLGASHGFNTVHGRMPSVLTGANLANRDLLYLGVSGDGDSASIGLGQFAHAMRRGVRMAYIVENNGVYGLTKGQFSATADQGSRSKKGVVNTDSPVDLVAMALQLGASYVGRGFSGNKAQLVPLIKGAISHSGAAFIDVISPCVAFNNHPGSTKSYDYVREHNEAVSRIDFISGRDEITVDMGPGEVVDVRQHDGTLLRLRSLHPDYNPGDRYAAMAYMQRHQEMGEVVTGLLYVDPLATDLHTALNTCDRPLNALGPAELCPGAQALERLNASLR from the coding sequence ATGACCTACATCGCCAAGCCCCGGCTGCACCATCCGACGCTGGCCACCAACAAGGTCGGCTACACGCGGCGCGACTACGAGGGCAAGATCTCCACGCTGTGCGCCGGCTGCGGCCACGACTCGATCTCCGCCGCCATCATCGAGGCCTGCTGGGAGCTGGACATCGAGCCGCATCGCGTGGCCAAGCTCTCGGGCATCGGCTGCAGTTCCAAGACGCCGGATTATTTCCTGGGCGCATCGCACGGCTTCAACACGGTGCACGGCCGCATGCCCAGCGTGCTGACCGGCGCCAACCTGGCCAACCGCGACCTGCTGTACCTGGGTGTCTCGGGCGATGGCGATTCGGCTTCCATCGGCCTCGGCCAGTTCGCCCACGCCATGCGGCGCGGCGTGCGCATGGCCTACATCGTGGAGAACAACGGCGTCTACGGCCTGACCAAGGGGCAGTTCTCGGCCACCGCCGACCAGGGCTCCAGGAGCAAGAAGGGCGTCGTCAACACCGACAGCCCGGTGGACCTGGTGGCCATGGCGCTGCAGCTGGGCGCCAGCTACGTGGGTCGGGGGTTTTCGGGTAACAAGGCGCAACTTGTGCCACTGATCAAGGGGGCGATCAGCCACAGCGGGGCCGCCTTCATCGACGTGATCAGCCCCTGCGTGGCCTTCAACAACCACCCCGGCAGCACCAAGAGCTACGACTACGTGCGCGAGCACAACGAGGCGGTGAGCCGCATCGACTTCATCAGCGGGCGGGACGAAATCACCGTCGACATGGGGCCGGGCGAAGTGGTGGACGTGCGCCAGCACGACGGCACGCTGCTGCGCCTGCGCAGCCTGCACCCCGACTACAACCCCGGCGACCGCTATGCCGCGATGGCCTACATGCAGCGGCACCAGGAGATGGGCGAGGTGGTGACCGGCCTGCTCTATGTCGACCCGCTGGCCACCGACCTGCACACCGCGCTCAACACCTGCGACCGGCCGCTCAACGCGCTGGGGCCGGCCGAGCTGTGCCCGGGTGCCCAGGCGCTGGAACGGCTCAACGCCTCCTTGCGCTGA
- a CDS encoding FAD/NAD(P)-binding protein: protein MRVEIAIVGAGPWGLAVLDRLVTAARRQPRLALAVHLIDPDEPGPGLHKPQQEDFLLLNTVTGQLDSFSARHFGEPPLTGAVPFIDWLRTARDIEADPNGFLPRALFGAYLRYVHAVLCDNAPSHLRIAAVRQRALDVSLAADGQARVHLGDGSALTVDHVFLCTGHGLAPAANGPAPSQARPMAPYPMAPLQARIEAGSAVGISGTGLVAVDVVAALTAGRGGRFVREEDGMLRYLPSGREPVMFVHSRSGTPFACRPAQSLDLSGSFAPIFCTDAYLAVRRAARGPAGLQLDEDLLAALAAEMRAAYLMRALTLSQGVDAAEACRHALGVLAPAEVRAFCEATLPSMAEFSPEVLLASTPAPSPRSAAEFSATFAARLRFDVDEARKGEAHSPYKYAVEMLRVLRGFIRQAVEFDALMPSSRRRFFDVVAPRISQLVVGPPIARGLEWLALMRAGLLRTDLGPAPALERDAALGVWRARSRAFETPFVACLDHLVRARAGHRAIDTQDGSLLAALCRSGLCAGAVLPQPADARMRVPRTDTLGHPLDATGLPVRQLTLLGVPTEGLRYFNHYLPSPKSRSRVFDSIQSALDAVWVRLAPIPAESGQATDIPAFERGS, encoded by the coding sequence GTGCGGGTTGAGATCGCGATCGTCGGCGCCGGCCCCTGGGGGTTGGCGGTGCTCGACCGGCTGGTCACCGCCGCGCGCCGGCAGCCGCGGCTCGCGCTCGCGGTGCACCTGATCGACCCCGACGAGCCGGGGCCGGGCCTGCACAAGCCGCAGCAGGAAGACTTCCTGCTGCTCAACACCGTCACCGGCCAACTCGACAGCTTCAGCGCCCGCCACTTCGGCGAGCCGCCGCTCACGGGGGCAGTGCCGTTCATCGACTGGCTGCGCACCGCGCGCGACATCGAGGCCGATCCGAACGGCTTCCTGCCCCGGGCGCTCTTCGGGGCCTATCTGCGCTACGTGCATGCAGTGCTGTGCGACAACGCGCCATCGCACTTGCGGATCGCAGCGGTGCGCCAGCGCGCACTCGATGTCTCGCTCGCGGCCGACGGGCAGGCCCGCGTGCACCTGGGCGACGGCTCGGCGCTCACGGTGGACCATGTCTTCCTGTGCACCGGCCACGGGCTGGCGCCTGCGGCGAACGGGCCGGCTCCTTCACAGGCGAGGCCGATGGCCCCGTACCCCATGGCGCCGCTGCAGGCGCGCATCGAGGCCGGTTCGGCAGTGGGCATCTCGGGCACAGGGCTGGTGGCGGTCGACGTGGTGGCAGCGCTCACCGCGGGCCGCGGCGGGCGCTTCGTGCGCGAGGAAGACGGCATGCTGCGTTACCTGCCGAGCGGCCGCGAGCCCGTCATGTTCGTGCACTCGCGCAGCGGCACGCCGTTCGCATGCCGGCCCGCCCAATCGCTCGATCTGTCGGGCAGCTTCGCGCCGATCTTCTGCACTGATGCGTACTTGGCCGTGCGACGGGCGGCACGCGGGCCCGCGGGCCTGCAACTCGACGAAGACCTGCTTGCGGCGCTTGCCGCCGAGATGCGCGCGGCCTACCTGATGCGCGCGCTGACGCTGTCTCAAGGTGTCGATGCGGCCGAGGCCTGCCGACACGCGCTCGGTGTACTCGCGCCGGCCGAAGTCCGGGCCTTCTGCGAAGCGACCCTGCCGTCGATGGCGGAGTTCTCGCCCGAAGTGCTGCTCGCATCGACGCCCGCGCCATCGCCGCGCAGCGCCGCGGAATTCAGCGCGACCTTCGCGGCGCGCCTGCGTTTCGATGTGGACGAGGCGCGCAAGGGCGAAGCGCACAGCCCTTACAAGTACGCGGTGGAGATGCTGCGCGTGCTGCGCGGCTTCATCCGCCAGGCGGTGGAGTTCGACGCGCTCATGCCATCATCGCGTCGCCGCTTCTTCGACGTGGTGGCGCCGCGGATCTCCCAGCTGGTCGTGGGCCCGCCGATCGCGCGCGGGCTCGAATGGCTGGCGCTGATGCGCGCCGGCCTGCTGCGCACCGACCTCGGCCCGGCGCCCGCACTCGAGCGCGATGCGGCGCTAGGCGTCTGGCGCGCACGCTCGCGCGCCTTCGAAACACCCTTCGTGGCCTGCCTCGATCACCTGGTGCGCGCGCGCGCGGGGCATCGCGCGATCGATACCCAGGACGGTTCCCTGCTCGCCGCGCTCTGCCGCTCGGGCCTGTGCGCCGGCGCCGTGCTGCCGCAGCCGGCGGACGCGCGGATGCGAGTGCCGCGCACCGACACCCTCGGCCATCCGCTCGATGCGACGGGCTTGCCGGTACGACAGCTCACGCTGCTCGGCGTGCCGACCGAAGGCCTGCGCTACTTCAACCACTATCTGCCTTCGCCCAAGAGCCGGTCGCGGGTTTTCGACAGCATCCAGTCGGCGCTCGACGCCGTGTGGGTGCGGCTCGCACCGATACCCGCCGAAAGCGGGCAGGCGACCGACATACCGGCGTTCGAACGCGGCAGCTGA